Proteins co-encoded in one Candidatus Caldatribacterium sp. genomic window:
- a CDS encoding SIS domain-containing protein: MNQLYREISEQPEVFRRIARTYVNEETFASWRDDHSGTIYLTGMGSSLFAAYPAYLHLLSRGFPVVFTDASELLHYGLPGVKNGDTLVLVSQSGESYEVLEILNRLSSRPRILAFTSSLKSTLAQKADKTFDILSGTEYAVTSTKTHTATLVTLNLWALAQTGEREAFLHASLDLELLAEEAERLIASAPEWTKKILGALEFARNAETKVIIARGPALASAWHGCLLMYECAKETFLSFSGGQFRHGPLELATKTMLAVILALPGKTQEILLRLAEELAERGVGVLVIGQGEKLRYNVEVLPLHFPNEFFAPALAVIPLMLFAYTLAEDKGIEPGKTFLIQKTTVRE; encoded by the coding sequence ATGAACCAGCTCTACCGGGAAATCAGCGAGCAACCCGAGGTCTTCCGGCGTATCGCCCGAACGTACGTGAACGAAGAAACCTTTGCATCCTGGCGAGATGACCACTCAGGAACCATCTACCTCACGGGGATGGGGAGTTCCCTTTTTGCCGCCTATCCGGCGTACCTCCACCTCCTCTCCCGGGGGTTTCCGGTCGTCTTCACCGATGCCTCGGAGCTCCTCCACTATGGGCTTCCGGGGGTCAAAAACGGAGATACCCTTGTTCTTGTCTCCCAGTCGGGGGAATCCTACGAGGTTCTCGAAATTCTGAACCGTCTCTCCTCCCGCCCCCGGATTCTTGCCTTCACGTCTTCCCTGAAGAGCACCCTTGCCCAAAAGGCGGATAAAACCTTCGATATCCTGAGCGGAACCGAGTACGCGGTGACCTCCACGAAAACCCACACCGCAACCCTTGTGACCCTCAACCTCTGGGCTCTTGCCCAAACAGGGGAAAGAGAAGCTTTCCTCCACGCCTCCTTAGACCTTGAGCTCCTTGCCGAAGAGGCCGAACGCCTCATTGCGAGCGCTCCAGAGTGGACGAAGAAAATTCTTGGGGCTCTCGAGTTTGCCCGAAACGCCGAAACAAAAGTCATCATTGCCCGAGGACCTGCCCTTGCCTCCGCCTGGCATGGGTGCCTCCTCATGTACGAGTGCGCGAAAGAGACATTCTTGAGCTTCTCCGGGGGCCAGTTCCGGCACGGTCCTCTGGAGCTTGCCACAAAAACCATGCTTGCCGTTATCCTTGCTCTCCCCGGAAAGACCCAGGAAATTCTCCTGCGTCTTGCGGAAGAGCTTGCCGAGCGGGGAGTCGGGGTGCTCGTTATCGGGCAGGGAGAGAAGCTCCGGTACAACGTTGAGGTCCTTCCCCTCCACTTTCCAAATGAATTCTTTGCCCCTGCCTTAGCCGTTATTCCTCTCATGCTTTTTGCCTATACCCTTGCGGAGGACAAGGGAATCGAGCCGGGGAAGACTTTCCTCATTCAAAAGACAACCGTGAGGGAGTAG
- a CDS encoding M23 family metallopeptidase: MAAPTGRSVVAAAEGRVVFTGWNGNYGKCIIIRHDFGFETVYGHLSRILVNVGDRVKKAQKIGEIGSTGRSTGPHLHYEVRRYGKVVNPWPHLP, translated from the coding sequence GTCGTTGCTGCAGCCGAAGGCCGGGTGGTCTTCACAGGATGGAATGGGAATTATGGAAAATGCATCATCATCCGCCACGATTTCGGTTTTGAGACGGTTTACGGTCACCTCTCGAGAATCCTCGTCAACGTCGGGGATCGGGTGAAAAAGGCGCAGAAAATCGGGGAGATTGGGAGCACCGGCCGGAGCACCGGTCCGCACCTCCACTACGAAGTTCGCCGGTACGGAAAAGTGGTCAATCCCTGGCCCCATCTCCCCTGA